TCCGAGTTCTCATCGATACGATCACGTTGCGACGTCTCAAGGACAAGATCCACCTACCCGAACGCATCGACGAGGTCGTCAAGCTGGACTTCACCCCCGAGGAGCGGCAGGTGTACGATTGGTTTGCAAAGACGGCACAGGATCGTGTCCGAGCCTTGACTGGTCAGGCCATAGGCCAAGACCGCATCGTGGGCGGCCGGACCATGATTCACATTTTGCGATCCATTCTGCAGCTCCGCTTGATCTGTGCTCATGGCAAAGACCTTCTGAGCGACGAGGACCTCGCCGACCTCCAGGGCATGACCGCCGACACCCCCATTGACCTCGATagggacgacgacgatgagcaGTCCGTACTCTCGGAGAAGAAGGCATATGAGATGCTGTACCTTATGCAGGAGGGGAACAGCGACAATTGCTCTAGGTGCAACACCAAGCTGGGGGCCATCGAGGTAGACGACCCCGAGTCTGACCGCCAGGACGATATTCTGGGCTACATGGCACGCTGTTTTCACACGTACTGCCCATCCTGCGTGAACCTGGTACGAAACGAGCAGACCGGCTGCGACGCATGCGCCGGGCTTGTGAAGTCGTCTTGCGTTGAGCTGCGGCGCAAGCGCGCCGAGATTGAGCACGAGTCTCGCGTAGCAAAGAACAAGGGGGGCACCAACAAGATCATTCCCGACGACCGCTACACTGGGCCGCATACCAAAACTCGTGCTCTCATCGAGGAGTTGCTTGCCAACAAGGAGAAGAGCGCCATGCACCCCAACGAGCCTCCTTTCAAGTCGGTTGTCTTCTCTGGCTGGACTTCCCACCTCGACCTCATTCAGATCGCGCTTGACAATGCGGGCATTACCTACACCCGACTCGACGGCAAAATGTCCCGGCCAGCTCGAAACGCCGCGATGGATGCGTTCCGCGAGGACAAGTCGGTGCAGGTTATCTTGGTCAGCCTCATGGCTGGCGGCTTGGGCCTTAACCTGACGGCTGGCAACACCGTATACGTCATGGAACCACAGTTCAACCCTGCCGCCGAGGCGCAGGCCGTGGATCGCGTCCACCGCCTAGGACAGACGCGCTGCGTGCGTACAGTTCGCTTCATCATGAAGGATAGTTTCGAGGAGAAGATGCTTCAGCTAcaggacaagaagaagaagttgGCCAGCCTCAGCATGGATCGCGATCCGAATGACAGGGTTACCGACCGTACCGAGGCTGCCCGACAGCGCTTGATGGACCTGCGCAGCCTCTTCAAATAGCAGGCCGGCGTTCTTTTTTACACGATACCTTGCCTTTTGAACACCGTTTCCACAGCAGACTTTTCTTGGGGTggcttccccccccccccacacacacacaccaaGATTTCAATGCGATATTTACGACTTGAGACAGACAAGACCTCATAAGCATGAGGCGACTGGCAATGATTATTACCACGAGCTAATATTGGCGACTATGTTTATCATCAGACTCTCGATTCCTTTTCTATATGCGCACTACACCACAAGTGGATTGACGGACAAGGGAAAGACGGGAACGATACTGGCATCCTCCGTTTTCACTTGATACCTACCTACATAAAGGGACTCTGCATGCATGGCGAAGGGCGGTTCGACTGGGAGATTTACACGTTACCGGGTTGGGTTGGTGCTCAGCATGGGGTGGGCATTTCTTTAGAGATCTTTTCGGGTTCTCCGCTCAATTTGCATTTCACACGAAAGCAAACGCAAGTCATTTTTTCCCCCTTTGACCTCTCGTATCAACATAGAACCAGACCGGAGTTTGTGATGGGAGTTGGCCGGAGGTGGCTTAGTGCGCGTTCAGTTGCTTCTTCGGGCAGACGGCAGCATCATAGCCTAGACATTCCCCGCGGTCTCACGCCAGCTATTCCTTGTTTCTGACGCTTCTGTTTGGGGATAGATTTGTTTGAGTTATTCGTTTACGGCGACACCAGATCAATAAATATGAATCTTAAATACTCCGTAGACTTATATGGACGTCCGCGAGGGGACAACCCGGGCACTCTCCACTCGGCGCCTCCGGGAAACAACATTACTGTGCACAACCCTGCGGGAAGACGGCGAAAACGAACGGGACGGTTCCCGGAATCCCTTTTAGAGGTTGTATTCATCCCTTGATCAGCTTAGCTAGTTTATACCACATGGGACCATGATGATGCTTTCGCTATTAGCTCAACCCACCAAGCAACCGAGCCGACCGATCAACgggggaaagaaaaaaacagCTCACCGTCTCCTAACAaaccccctccctcccttccaACCTCTTCTCCTCTCGTCCCTTCCTTCTTTCCTTGGGGGTTGGGTATGCTACCTTTGCTGCCTCAGAGTTCTCACGCTTGTCTTGACATGCTTTTGCAATCCGGACCACCAACATCCATCTTGAAGTTATGAAGTTATGAAGGAGCTTTGCACATGTAGACGAGTTTCGAGATTGTTAAAGTGGAAGGGCAGTATACCCGGCAAACGAGGAACAGAAAATAAAAGAACTGAATGAATGGATGTCCCAACCATCAAAACACTATCAAGCAAGAACATTGCGAATTGCCCCTGCATTAGTTAAGAACCTGGCAAGCCAGTGGCAGCACCCCGCGTCCGGGAAGCGTACCCATTCGAGAAACTGGTGACCGACGAGGATGGCTTCGTTTATGCACACACCGCCACGGCTATCTGGAGATAATTAATATGCTCGGAACCACAACCACTAAAAGAGCAGAGCACAGAGGCGCCACCTAATGGCCAAGACGTCGAGGAACCGCCATTTGAGGGAGTGACAAGCGTATTTTTTGTTTGTTTTTGTAGCCGAGTCTCTGTTAAGTCTTGTTGAGGTAATAATAATGCTACTGAAACCATGCCAGTCCGATGCCCACACCGCGCCATGAATGAGAGAAACCCCCAACCTTTACCCATTGACACATAACGCCCAAAAAGACACAAAGCATAAGAATACTCTGCTTTTGTTTCTTCATTACTGATGACAACATGTGCTGCCACAACGATATGAACCCGAGAGACCAGGCAACGCTAGCCGGTACCTCAGCAACTGACGGATATAACAAGTCAGGAAAGTGACACCGTCGTTGCTCTCGAGTCACACAAGATGAGCCGCTTAAGCAGTGTCTGCCGTGGGAATAGGGCGATTGACGCGGGTGACCTGGTCGCCGGCGCGAACAATGCGCTGACCGGAGGAATCGGTAACCGGGTTCACATCCTTGTTCTCCGACTGAGCGCGCTTCCAAATCTCGACCTCGCAGCCGCCCCTCAATACACCGACTCTCATGGTGGACAGCAAGTTGTGGGCGGCGTTGGAGTGGTTGTAGACACCGCCGTTGAAGACGGCGGTGGCATCCTTGCCGATGGCTGACGAGATCAAAGCCTTGCCACCGGGGTGATCAGCAATGAACTTCCCGACGTCGTGAATGACACCAGCGACAGCGATCCACGCCTTGCCGTTCTTCGACTGCTCCACGAACTCGTCCCAGCTGATGACGGGGAGACTCTCAAGGGGTTTACCCCAGTCGAGGGTGGCGCGCTTCTGATCGAGCTTCTTCTGCAGCTGCTGCACACGGCCCTTCTCAATCTCGTTCTGGGGGAAGGTCTTGAGGTTGTAGGCGAGGCCGAGAAGCTTCATGGTCCAGATAAACCACTTGGTGGGGTCGTACTGCCACCACTCAATAGCGTTACGGAAATCGCTGGGGAACTCGTGGTGGAAGCTGAAAATCCGTCAAGTCAGTATGATAATCTTCAAACACGCATGGAGAGTCAGGGTGGAAACATACTTGTGGTAGCCCTCGCCAAGGGTAACGAGAGCCGTGATCACATGGTCTCTCGGTGAGTTGCGGTCGTCAAAAGGCTGCTCGCCGAGCCAGTGGGCCAAGCTATTGACGCAGAAGGTGGCCTGCTGAATGAAGAAGCTGGTAGTGGTCAGCACTAGCTGCTTTTCGGATTGACTGGGCCAGGGGGAGGAGCTGTGAAACTCACATTCGCAGGATACCGCCATAGACGAAGCCACCCAAGTAATCACCCCAGCCAAGGCCGCAGACAAGCGTAGGCACGATCAGGGCCATAGTCACGACGCACTTGAGGTAGTTGCGATGCTGCCACACGACAACCGGGTCCTCGTTCAGGTCGGTGATATCGGTGCGGCCGATACGGCGAGGGTTCTGCTTCATAACCATCCATCCAATATGGCTGTAGAGCAGGCCCTTGCGGACCGAGTAGGGATCCTTGTCCGTGTCGGTGTAGCGGTGATGCGAGCGGTGGAGGCTAGACCACCAGCGAGCGCTGCCCTCGACCGCTGCGGCACCACCAGCCGCGAGGAAAATCTTGAGAGGAAGGGTCGCCTTGTAGCTCGAGTGAGCCCACAGACGATGGTAACCGGCGGCTGGAAGTACGTGTTAGTCGGTTCAGACCCCTCCCGGTCGAAACATTCCGAGAGTGAACCTACTGATTCCCAGACCGGCGAAGAAGTAATAGGCCACAGCGAACACCGCCGTCTTGAATTGCAGCTCGATCCAGTACGCGGAAATCAGACCGATCAAGgggacgatgatgatgaaaTAAGTGTTCAACCAGTTGACGTGTTTGTACCAGTTGGACCACGTTATCGGCTGCTCGGTGATGTCTGCAGCAGGCGCCGGTTAGTATACAGTCAACCGGTCTGCGCGTGACGGAGGTGACTCACGAGGTTTGCGGGCATCGTAGTTCTTCTTCCGCAGGGGAATGTAGTCGGTCCTGCCGTCCGGAAAGCTCTCGGCCTGGGGCACCGGCACCTcagacgaggacgacgccaTGGCGAGGGGATATGGGGAAGCCGTTTAACACGACGTCGTACGGTCGAGGTGGAGGTTGTGTTGGTGTCGACACGATGAACAACTGTCGACTCGGTTGCTACGCTCGATCGACGACGCTTTGGAGGGGAGTGTGAGGTGAACAAGAGGAGGGAGTGGCCAGGCGAGGTTTATACGTAAAGGAGAAAATCAAAGAAAGGTAAGAGTCGGAGTGGGGATCCCTGGGTGAGAGGGAAGGAAGGTCCTGGTGTTACGGGGAACACAGGCCGCTTGCGTGATTGCGTGGAAGGCGAACTTATTAATAAGGGTTCAACAATGATGGGCACTTCAATTGGACAATGAGTGACATTTGACTTTTCAACCAGAATCAAACCGTTCCAGGCTGCCACATCACCCGTTGGGATCTCTTGAAACACTCTCACCAATGAGAAACAGTTCGGCAGGCCGGAGCGAACGGTTTCTCGGCTCACTGTCAGGAGAGTCGTTCGGCCTCGGCCGAGCGAAGCATGTGCAACACGCCATGGTATCAAAAACTGCGTTTCCCAGCGCGAAAGGAGGCGGATTTGGCTTTCAGCCGTTGTCCCGGCCGGAATTGTTGAGTAAACTGTTGGGGAGGCGCTGTCCTATCTGGGAAACCCTGTTAAGGCTATGGCAATTTTGATTGGTTCAGTTTATCAGAGCCACGAGCAGCAGCTTGCAGTGGGCCGAGAAAACCCCACCTAGTCGCATCCCCAAGCTTCTGGGAAAAGGAGCAAGTGACGGGAGCTCCGTTCCATCTTCGTCTGCGATGGGGATGGTGAATGGTGACAATTCTGAGACTGCAGGGGTTCTCCACATTCTGGATATTTTTTTTCGGGATCACATGCAAGTTGTCTGTACCGTTTGCACTCTGATATGAGATTACTAGTGTACAGAGAGAGGTCGAGTATGGAGATGGCGCTTACCGTGTTCCTCCCGTTTTGCGAGGTGGCCCCCCTGGCCGGCTGGGCGGGTGTTCCTGCGCCTGGCTCGCTGCTTGCCGTGTGGCGATGCCATGGTTTACAAGCCACCGCATCTCCCGGCCGTCCCGAGCGCACGGAACACTGATTCTGGATTAACAGTTGTACGGAGTAAACGTCCTACATTGTACAGAGTATATATCCTCATTTTAAGGTCGGTGTTGCTTCAGCCTCGCAGGGGGTGATTGATGAAGCAAGGCTCTAGTTATTGCGGgtatatacatacagtaatgtatgtacatactatacACCACCTCATGACCTATGTTTGGACAGTGTTCCACCCAGCTCAACGGCGACAAGAAGCTGTGTGCCCACTGTGCTACGTAGTGAGATCATCCTGCATACACTACACTATTAGTTAAAGTCATttttcatcatcatcatcatcccaGGTTCGTTGACATCATGTTAGACGCGGGTTGCCTACCTAGACACACACatattgtacatacagtactccgtacacacaCACATGAAACACCTGCTGTTCTCGAAAACCCAAGCCGAGAACTCCACACCGGCCCGTACCAGACCCACCTGGTCGGCGTGGGGGCGATCCGTTGGGAACGGGGTCCAACGACACCCGATCAGCTCTCGACCCACACTAcgctagtgtacggattatagtACGGATAGTTACACTAGGTATGTACGCCGGGCACAGCCTGGGACTGCTTCGCAACACATTCGCCAGTAGTGGCTATATCCCATTAAGTACACTACGACTCTCTGGATAACCGGTTCTAAAGCGGCAGGTGTCCCGCGGGCAATGAAAGTTGCGTTCTTTTTGTTTCTTACGGCGACGGCAGACAAACGCACTTTACGGCGGCTGTTTTAAGCAAACAAAACAACCGAATTCGGACCTTCCCCTTGTTCCTCGTTCTAACCAGATAGGTTGAGATTCTTGGAGGGTCAATTGTGTCCCGCAGTCAACGGGGTTGTAATCCCGGTTCTTGCTTACGTCACATGGAACGAGAATACATAGGAGGGAGATGCGCATTATCATCAGACTTGCAAGCTGTCCTTGATTACGGAGGACATTGGGGAAGCAATTTTATGGAGTTCATTAGTGTATGAGTCGAACAACTGGGGGTCCATTGAACCATGCTGATTGCCCCATTGATTGCGCCATTTCTTGGTACAGCAACACAGGCGGTTTCTTCTGAAGTGAATCGTGGGACCTGAAGAGGTACTCGGTCAAATTGTAGGCAACCATGACGGGAAGATTGGAGAGACACCTCAAGCATAGCCAGTGGGCCGTAAAAGCTTTACAACAGTGTTTTATTGGGAAGAGGTGTTTTTGGGACCGAAAGAACGCGTCAACCACGAACTTCTGCTATCTGCAGTGTGGATGGAGTAACCGACAAAACACGATGTACTTGTTATTTATATGCGCAGGCCTGACCAGGCTTGCCATGTGACATGACACAACGTCGTGGTAAGCCATCGAAGCAGCCGGAGTGAGCTGCAGGTCCCAGACTCCCATCCATCTTCGCGGCATGATCGCATCCATCATTACGATACAATGTGCGACGTCCTCCCGACAACCTCAACCTCCAGGTCTCACAGGACGACTGCCTAGGCCTTTCAGAAAGGTGGTATAGATCGAGGACATGTCGCCTCAAACTCACCAATCCTGACTTTTCCTCCGCACCCGCCCTTGCTTTCTCCCATCTGCAGGGACTACCGGTAACCCTCCGTTACTACCGGCGGGCCTCTCTCCACAAACACCACCTCCTCATCCTCTCTTCCCCGTCCCGGAGGCCCGTAGTATCTCTCCACAGGGTGCTGTGCCCCAGGATGATACTCTCTTCTCATCGCTTGCCCAGGAGCATCCCCAGGTGCAACGCTATACGCCCtcgctggcggcggcggcggcattgTTTCTCTCCTCCCATCGTGCTGGTACTGGCTATAACCCGCCGGGTGAGCATACTCTAACCTCCTCCCACTCGATGACGCAGTGTAGTCCATTGGCGGTTCGTATCGGCCAGCCGCCGGATCACCAGGAGGGGGAGGGCGCACGCTAGCTGAGCGCACGGGGGGAGGTGGGTAGTCACGCCCGGGCGGCGGCACCTCATAGGACGAAGATGCTTCGTAGCGGGGGTATGGATGACCTTCCGCTGCTGATGGTCCTGCTGCTGGGCGAGCGCTACCGGCACGGTAGAACTCTCTCGCGGGAGCCTGGCGATCGACAGGAGGCGGTACCCGCTCATAAGCGGTGGGCGCATCGTAGCGCACAGGATCCACAGGGGGCCGAACGCTCGCAGAGCGGGCCATGTACTCCCTTGGAGGCTCCTGACGGGCCGGCGGATAATCTGCTGGCGGTAGGGCCACGGCGTTGCTCGGGCCGGCGGTCTCGCGGTAGGAGTACTCTGGCTGCGTAATCACACGCCTGGGAACTGCATACGTCGGTGAAGTCGGGTAGTAGAACACGGCTTCATCGTCAAGCGGTTCGGGCCGGCGGGAGACGGCGCGGGGAGGCAGTGGTCGCTCATAAGAACCTCTGGAATCTGCCACCTCTTCTCGAATGACGGTAGCTGAGCGGACCGGCTCCAGGTACTCACGACCAAACGCGTCGACATAGATGCGACGCGGAGCCGGCCTGGGAGGTGGCATCGCTGCGGGAGGCCGCTCATAGCCAGCGGGCGACTGTGAACGCTCAGGGTATGCTGGGACACGAACGCTCGTCCTCGACGCAGCACGAACATCGCGGTAGTAAGTCGTCCCGTCTTCATATGGGCCCTCGGCAACGCGAGCGGGAGGCCGTACGGTACGTACTTCCCTAGAGACATACTGAGCCGGCTCCGGGCCGGCCGGGTAACCAtgggagggcggcggcggcggggctcTGTAATCATCGTAGTAGACCCTCTCGTACCTAGGTGAGGTAACGAGAATGGGCTCTTCGTCGCGGAGAGCGCGATACCCATCAGCTCTCTCGTAACCCACGACTCGTTCCTGCCTGACAACCCTGGGCTGGTAGCGCTCCTGGTAGCCTTCCTCGACTGGCATCGGTTGTTCATACCTAGGCTCATCATCGCGTATCTCTACCGGCTGTTGCTGCGAATACCTCTGGCGCTTGCTTGGGCGAGACAACTGAGGCGTTAATGGAGAAGGAGAACGTGGCTCTGGCTTGATGTACGGAGAGGCAGCCGCAGTGTCAGCAGCAAGCCTGTCGgcctttctctttttcttcttgttcttcttcttctcggcAGCTTTGCTACTATGCGGCGAGCTCTCTGGGCTCGAGCCGTTGGAGGGCTGTTTCCTCAAGGCAGCAACCTGCGCAGGGGCAGCTTGAGGCCCATGGTTAGGCTCAGGGGCGCTCAGTTGCGGCTCCCTGGCAACTGCTGGCGGCAAAACGTGGGTAGGCTGGGGTGCGAGAGGGGAAAGATCATGGCCACGAACCAGGGGTGGCTCACGAATCGCAGCTTGGCCGAGCGATTGCTCGTTCACCCGAGACAGGTCATACGAACGGCTCAACTGCGAGCTTTCAGCCTTGCCCGACTCTTCTAAGCGCCCTCCTGAGTTGTTGCCCTGTCCCGCATTGGTAGCATCCGGCGCCTGTGGCGCGGACACCCTCGTGGAAGAGGTCCCGGTGCCCACCGACAAACCAGGTAACGTTTCTCCAACTGTTGAAGCTGCTGGGACGGGCATGGGCGGCTTTGATGGCTGTTGGGCTTGGGAAGGAGCAGCACTGGGACCGACCGGTGCGGACGTCGTAGCAGGCTGGGCTTGCGGAACGACGGGCTCGAAATCGAGTTCGGGCTCGTAGGGCGAACCCTCTCGCATCTCTTCGTCTTCGGACTCGTTGGGAAGTCGCGACACCATATTGGATTCCGGAGTGTCATGCCGGCTAGAGTAGAAAGTGTCATCATCAGCAGAATCGTTGGACGCTGATACGTTAGCAGCTGTTTCATCAGTAGACTGCGGATGCGGACTCGCGAGGGCCATTGACATGGCCTTCGCCAGAATGTCAGCCACGTCAAGCTCAGCCAGCTGCTCAGACGCCTTGTTAGCTCCACGGCGCTGCTCGAGTTCTTCCTTGAGGCTGCGTTCCACCCGCTGTCTCTGCAGCTGGATCTCGGCCTTGATCAAGTCGTCAGACTTCTGCAAGAGCACAGGATTGATCTCGGGCTTCCCCGAAGCAGCTGCCTGCGCATTGCTGGAAGTGCCCGACAGCGTCCCAAGACCAGGGACGTCAGACGCCACGGCGAGCTGCGCTTGCTGCTTGTTTGTTTGCCGGGACTGGGAACTGTCAATCACTGAACGGTCGCTGACCACGGCTCTTTTGGCAGCAGCTGGCTGCGAAGCAGTCGTCCCTGCGGGAGCGGAAGGCGGTTTCTGGCCCT
This genomic window from Thermothelomyces thermophilus ATCC 42464 chromosome 1, complete sequence contains:
- a CDS encoding delta-9 acyl-CoA desaturase (orthologue of delta-9 desaturase from Histoplasma capsulatum); translated protein: MASSSSEVPVPQAESFPDGRTDYIPLRKKNYDARKPHITEQPITWSNWYKHVNWLNTYFIIIVPLIGLISAYWIELQFKTAVFAVAYYFFAGLGITAGYHRLWAHSSYKATLPLKIFLAAGGAAAVEGSARWWSSLHRSHHRYTDTDKDPYSVRKGLLYSHIGWMVMKQNPRRIGRTDITDLNEDPVVVWQHRNYLKCVVTMALIVPTLVCGLGWGDYLGGFVYGGILRIFFIQQATFCVNSLAHWLGEQPFDDRNSPRDHVITALVTLGEGYHNFHHEFPSDFRNAIEWWQYDPTKWFIWTMKLLGLAYNLKTFPQNEIEKGRVQQLQKKLDQKRATLDWGKPLESLPVISWDEFVEQSKNGKAWIAVAGVIHDVGKFIADHPGGKALISSAIGKDATAVFNGGVYNHSNAAHNLLSTMRVGVLRGGCEVEIWKRAQSENKDVNPVTDSSGQRIVRAGDQVTRVNRPIPTADTA